AGGTTCCTTTGGATTCCATTCAATATTTGACGAGAATTCACTATAAAgcggcgtcgaacgacgaatggGGCGAACACGAAATCGACTACATTCTATTTGTGAAGCGCGACGTGCAGTTCATTGCTCAACCCAATGAAGTGTCTGACACTAAATTCGTCTCGAGggacgaattgaagacaatGCTTGCCACTGCGAAGCAGAATGGTCTTAAAATTACGCCTTGGTTTTCGCTGATTTCAAACTCGTCGTTTCTGTATAAGTGGTGGAATGATATAGATCATTTAGAAAGGCACGAGAAACGCGATTCTATACACAGACTCTAGTTAATTAACAGGGGAGTGTATGTGCTATGTAGcatactgtactgtatttgtATTAAAAAAATGGAATTTTCAAAGATCCTGACGGAAAGTGTCACTTtttatgacgacgacgaaatttcaTCAATAAATTCATCTGCTAAAGTCTCATCTCTGCGCTGTATGattttttctagttttgATGCCATCACTTCGAGCGGATTATCGGGTCGTTCTCGAACAACGTGAGAAGTCAACGTCTGAaacaattcgacgacgccgtgcTTTTCCAAATAGCTGACGGCTTTCTGATAGGGGGTCTCAGCTCCGGCCAATTGAGGCGAAATAGCTTCGcgaacgttctcgtcgtcttcgatctcttcgtcgtcgatgtcgtgatcgacgaggacgtcgtcgacgtccaacACAACGTCACTCTCGCCGTCGGgagtcgtcgaacgcgacaAAGACATCGTTGCCGTAGAAACCAAGGAGTGAAGAATTCCCGTATAGGTGTCTACTCGCCCCATAGCGCTCTCACCCCTACATTCGAAGAGAGAGCTACAATATCAATGCGGCACGTCTAAATATTTTATTCAAGGTTCGTTGAAAGGGAACCTTTGACCTTCGACCGTGCGCGCGCAACGACGCAACGAGGCAGTCGATAACTCGCATGCGCAGACATCGAGCCTTCATAACGGTCGcatcgtctctctctctcgctccAAGAACTTAGTCGCATACCATGGTAAGTCGAAAATGCAGTCTATAAATAAACGAAGTGTTCGCGTTCCTTTCCTCGCCCTCTAGGCCGATCAACTGACAGAAGAACAGATCGCCGGTAAGTTTCTCACGATCCTTTGCCCTCGACGCGGCGGTCTTTCCCGGAAATCACGATCCGGCTCTTTTATCTAACTGCGACTGTCAAGCGGGGAGAGTCGGAGCCGTTGTCGGCGGGCGTGGCACTGACATTGAGTAACGCCCATATTGTTTTTCCTCGCAGAATTCAAGGAAGCGTTCTCGCTTTTCGACaaggacggcgacggaacgaTCACGACGAAGGAACTCGGAACCGTCATGCGATCTCTCGGACAGAATCCCACCGAGGCTGAATTGCAAGATATGATCAACGAAGTGGATGCAGATGGTAAAAAAAAGGGGGAGACACTCTACGATGGGGGAGCGCGCGGCATCCCTAAGATGCTTTCTAGCTCTAGTATCACGCGAATCGCTCTTTCAGattaaatattgatttttaggcaATGGAACTATTGACTTTCCGGAATTCTTGACCATGATGGCTCGCAAGATGAAGGAGACCGACACCGAGGAGGAGATTCGAGAGGCGTTTCGAGTTTTCGATAAGGACGGAAACGGTTTCATCAGTGCCGCCGAGCTGAGACACGTGATGACCAATCTGGGAGAGAAACTCACCGACGAGGAAGTCGATGAGATGATCCGGGAAGCCGacattgacggcgacggccaAGTCAACTACGAAGGtgagagacagagaaaacAGAATTCTAATTGACTTATTAATTGAGattgatttttagaatttgttaagatgatgacgtcgtcgaagtagagttcgtctttctctcagTTGATGGACCATTGtgacttttttttgtcttgtgTTTTGCTTTTTGTGCGTCTACGTATCATTCTGTTcatttaaaattttattaGTGTCTGTTCTATGCGTAGACTCCTCCTCCCGTCGAGAGGTTTCGCCGGTGGCGTCCTTAGTAATTAGGTTAGATCCAGGGAACGCATAACGTGCTTGCCGAGACGAAGTACCAGTTCTTGTACGTCACTCGCTCGCCGGACCTCATCGTGTCGAGACCCCAGATCATGGTATTGCTTCTCCGCGGCCCATTTCTATTCGCTGACGCTTGTTCTTAGGCCTTCAAACCGCTTTCAgatcaagaaaagaaaggtaGGACAGAAGGCACGCCGGTAGACGCGGTCTCTAACGGCAATATCGTAGATTTTACGGAAGCTTTTCACTTGTGCGATCGCGACAAGAACGGAAAAGTGACGGGCAATGAACTGGAGAAGGTTCTGAAGTCGTTGGGAATGAATCctacgaaagaagaagtcgcCGACATGATCAAGTTCGCCGACTTGGATGGTATGCGACGGCACGTGACTCGCTGCATGCGATCAATAGTAATTTTAT
This sequence is a window from Oscarella lobularis chromosome 7, ooOscLobu1.1, whole genome shotgun sequence. Protein-coding genes within it:
- the LOC136188786 gene encoding calmodulin-2; translated protein: MADQLTEEQIAEFKEAFSLFDKDGDGTITTKELGTVMRSLGQNPTEAELQDMINEVDADGNGTIDFPEFLTMMARKMKETDTEEEIREAFRVFDKDGNGFISAAELRHVMTNLGEKLTDEEVDEMIREADIDGDGQVNYEDFTEAFHLCDRDKNGKVTGNELEKVLKSLGMNPTKEEVADMIKFADLDGNATLELDEFLKMMEFNSGGPKGREEREELKAAFKEFDADGNGFITAEELRKVMAKMGDKLSKAEVEQMVKDADDSGDGKVDFFEFARMMTKR